The following nucleotide sequence is from Cucumis melo cultivar AY chromosome 1, USDA_Cmelo_AY_1.0, whole genome shotgun sequence.
GCCATCGATAACATCAGAAAACGTATTAGAAACTTTCCGCTCAAAACTTGTTTTCCAAGTAACCTTTTATCTCGAAGGATTGTTTTAGTAATGGCTTTTGATGGATGGCGATTGACGTAATTGGGTTATTTTTGGAATGAAGGGAGCTGTTGGGCTTTCTCAACAGTTGCTGCAGTGGAAGGAATAAACCAAATTGTCACTGGCGAATTGATCTCTCTGTCAGAGCAGGAACTTGTGGATTGTGACAAATCATTTAACATGGGTTGCAATGGTGGTCTTATGGACTATGCTTTCCAGTTCATCATTGACAATGGTGGAATTGACACCGACGAAGATTACCCTTACAAGGGACGAGATGGCGCTTGCGATCCCAATCGGGTTTGTCCCCAATCAACTTCACTTGATTCATTTATCTTACCATTTATCGTAATTTGACTGGTTTTTAATGTTTTGTCCAAAGAAAAATGCCAAGGTTGTAACCATAGATGGATATGAAGATGTTCCTGAGAATGATGAGAGCTCCTTGAAAAAGGCTGTAGCAAATCAACCAGTTAGTGTTGCAATTGAAGCTGGTGGCAGAGCCTTCCAACTTTACCAATCGGTAATCTCTTCAACTTTGAGCAATTTCCTGAATGTTGTTTCACAAAGCTAAGGTTTTGACTTCTCTGGCTTTCTAATGGTGGTATCTGTTTTGGAAGCTTATTCGAACATATTTTGTTGTGTGTTAATTCATCATTCTGGTTTGGGAATCAATATTCGAGTTTAATCTGTTGTGTTTGCGTGTCTTAATGACAAAGATAATCTGTATTGATCCACCATTTAGGCATGGGAAATGTTAGCTATTTCAAACACTTTGTCCTTATGCATCATATAAGGTGTTTTGTGTGTTTTAAATACAATATGTGCTTATGCATCAATTCAGGGTGTCTTCACTGGCCGTTGCGGAACCAATCTAGATCATGGTGTTGTTGCTGTTGGATATGGAACCGACAACGGTACAGATTATTGGATTGTGAGGAATTCATGGGGTAAAGACTGGGGAGAGAATGGTTATATCAGGTTGGAGAGAAATGTGGCCAACAGTACCACAGGCAAGTGTGGTATTGCAGTAGAGCCTTCATACCCCATCAAATCCGGATCAAACCCTCCAAAACCTTCTGCTTCTCCCCCATCTCCTGTCAACCCTCCAACTGAATGCGACGAATACTTCTCGTGCGATGAAGGAAGTACCTGCTGCTGTATCTATCAGTATGGAAGCACCTGCTTTGCTTGGGGATGCTGCCCCCTCGAGTCCGCAACCTGCTGTGATGACCATTACAGTTGCTGCCCACATGAATATCCCGTTTGTGACCTTGAGGCAGGAACTTGCCGAGCGGTACGTCACATCACATAGTTTTCTAACCAATGCTCATTCTTCAACGAGTTCTTTGTCATTCAAGTTCATGTTTGATATAATCTAATCATTGTAAATGGATGAAACACAGAGCAAAGACAGCTTGATGGGCGTCAATCTGCTGAAGCGCCTTCCTGCAAATCAGACAAAGCGGATTCAAAAGCTTGGGAAGTTGTTCGTTGGTGCTTGAGAGGTTTGGCAATGGTGGTCGGTGTCGTCAGTGAAATAATCGACCATTTGAACACAGGTCCATAGTATAGAAAAGTTATTAAGAAGTGGAAAAAGGTTGATGTCCCCATTTATTGATCTTTGATA
It contains:
- the LOC103495259 gene encoding low-temperature-induced cysteine proteinase-like: MAISSPIFFAFLALFLCLSPFSSASHSSTFSIIDENAKHHLGIPEIPHSDAHQRTDEEVAALYESWLVHHGKAYNALGEKERRFEIFKDNLMFIDEHNRESRTYKVGLTRFADLTNEEYRARFLGGRFSRKPSLSAAKSGRYAAALGDDLPDDVDWRKKGAVANVKDQGQCGSCWAFSTVAAVEGINQIVTGELISLSEQELVDCDKSFNMGCNGGLMDYAFQFIIDNGGIDTDEDYPYKGRDGACDPNRKNAKVVTIDGYEDVPENDESSLKKAVANQPVSVAIEAGGRAFQLYQSGVFTGRCGTNLDHGVVAVGYGTDNGTDYWIVRNSWGKDWGENGYIRLERNVANSTTGKCGIAVEPSYPIKSGSNPPKPSASPPSPVNPPTECDEYFSCDEGSTCCCIYQYGSTCFAWGCCPLESATCCDDHYSCCPHEYPVCDLEAGTCRASKDSLMGVNLLKRLPANQTKRIQKLGKLFVGA